Within the Patescibacteria group bacterium genome, the region CCCTGCATGTCCTAACACTGTCCAATTAATAAATGATGGGTCGCGCACATCCACTCGACAAATTGATCCGTCTCCATCTGTTGCAACTACGTATATGATATCACCTCGCCAGCCTTCCACAATACCAACAGCATAGGAGTTGGAAGGAAGTTTAAGGCGAGAAAGATCATTGCCAATACAGGGTCCTGAAGAAATATCACTCAATGCTTTTTGGAGGATATCGAACGAGGAATACACCTCATCTATTCTGACACGAAATCGAGCATAGACATCACCTGAATGATATGATGGAATAGGAATCGAAAAGTGATCATATGCGGCATAGGGGTGGTCTTTGCGTGCATCGTATGCAAACCCAAGTGCTTTTGCAGCAACACCAACAACCCCATGATCCTTGGCAATTGTATAATCAAGGCTGCCTGTATGCCGCAAGCGCTCAATAAGCGAGCTATTTCGAAGCGCAACAGCCATAACTTCAGAAAAATCTTTTCGCACAGACAGAAGTGTCTGCCGTACCGATTCAAGGCAACCATTGGAAATATCTTTTTGAACTCCGCCAATCGTATTCACTCCACGCAAGAATCTGCTACCTATTAGAAAATCATTAAGCTGCATCACCACCTCCCTCAAACGCGCACCATGTGATCCGCCGAAATTAAATCCCGTGTCAAGCATGATGGCACCGATATCTCCAAAGTGATTTGCAAGCCGTTCCAGCTCACAGAATATCACACGAATATATCGAGCTCGGATAGGAACAGGTATCGATCCCAATTCTTCGAAAGCTTGGCACAATGCAAGTGAATGACTAAATGAACTGTCTCCGCTCACGCGCTCAGAGAGCCGAAGCTTGTCTTTAAGGGCAAGGTGCTCAAATAACTTCTCACTGCCCTTGTGTGAGTATCCAAGCCGTGCCTCCAGATGAAGAATCTCTTCACCTGCTACGCTAAAACGAAAATGTCCCGGCTCAATAATGCCTGCATGCACCGGTCCAACGGGAATTTCGTAGATACCCTCACCCTGAACATGCCGAAAGGTAAACTCACCCCTTGCCGGAGATGGGCGCTCATTCCATGCAAAATCTTTTCTGAGTGGAAAGAGATTCTGAGGCCATTGTTCGTGAAGTATAAGTGAGCGAAGATTTGGATGCCCTATTGGTACAATTCCAAACAAGCTTGCTATTTTTCGTTCATGAATCGATGCCTGATGAATGATGGGTGTAAGTGAAGGAAATGTCTCTTGCACGCATATGGTAGGTGTTTGAAAAATATGCTCTTCGGGATTGCTAAAAAGATACATAATCTTAAAATTCCCCGTCTGTTCTCGCTCATCAAAAGCAGTGATTGTTTTTAATGGAAAACCTCTCTCGTATAATTCTTTGCATGTTGCAAGAATATCGCCTTCAGGCACATTGTATATATTGAGGTTGTCGCAAGGCCTATTATTTTGTATTGGTAAAGGTTTCGTCATAAGAGTTCTGCTGCTTTTGTTAGAAGTTCGGAAAGACCTGGCGGGAGATACACGCTCAGAATGATAAGTATGAGTGAGAGAAGAATGGAAGGTGTAAGTACATACACATTAGATTCACCCCTTAAAACAGTTGGCGGCGCCTCACTGAACGCCATTGATACGATGTGGCGCAAAAATCCCACAAATACAAGCACCAGCGAAACAAGAAGTATTACTGATGCAAAGCCATAGTGGGCTATGCCTGCAACTAAAATATGTATTTCTGTAATAAACATCCCAAAGGGCGGAACACCCGTGATAGCAAGAAGGCCACAAAACAGAAGAACGGTGCTCACAGGAAGAATTGTGATCATGCCTTTGATATTTGAAATTCTAGAAAGGCCATATTTAAGAAAAAGAGAGCCGGATATGAAAAACAACAATGACTTTGCAATTGAGTGATAGATCATATGGAGTAAAGCTGCCCATATGCCCAATCCGCCAAATCCGCATCCCAGGGCGATAATACCCATATGTTCAATACTGGAATAGGCAAATAGCCGTTTGTATTTCTTTTGTGCCAAGATAATAAACGCAGCAATGACCACTGACACCAGTCCAAAACCGATGAGCATCGTATTGGAAAACGATTGTTCGACCACCGAATCTGTAATGATTTTAAATCGAAAAATAGCGAGGAGTGCAACATTCAACAATGCACCCGAAAGAAGCGCACTAATCGGCGGGGGCGCCTTGCTGTGCGCATCCGGAAGCCACGTATGCATGGGAGCAAAACCAACCTTTGTCCCATATCCTACAAGGATAAAAATAAAGGCAATCTTTAATAGATCAGGGTTAAATTCAGATACATGCTCGGAAAGTGAGTGCCAACCTGGAAATCCAAGCATGTCTACCGATGATTCACCGGCAAAAAAAAGCAGTGTTCCGAAAAAAGCCAATAGTAGTCCAATGGAATTAATCAATAGATATTTCCATGCCGCTTCTGTTGCTGAAGCCTTGTTGTAAAAGCTAATAAGGAGCGTGGTTGAAAGCGTCGTTGTTTCGATTGCAATCCACATGAGGATGGGACTTGCTGAAAGGACACCGGCAAACATAGCAGCAACAAATAGTTGGTAGAGAAGAAAATATTGCTTTACTCTCCGAAAGCCGATAATTCCCTTCTTCACTTCCTCGCGAAGATAGCCAATTGAATAGATTGAAGAAAAAACAGATACAATAATAACGGTAAGGAGTACGATACCGGAAAGGGCATCAAGAAAGAAAAATGGTGCGAATGATAGTTCCTGTGCCGTATGAAGTTGCACAAACACTCCCACGGCGGTAATAATTTCTGCACAGGCACCAATACAATAAAGCGCATCGAACATTCGAATATTTTTTCGAACAAGTACGCCAACAAGACCAATGAGAAGCGGGATGAAAACAAGAAATGTAAGTTCCATAAATCAATCGATTAATCGCTTCATGGCACTTGTATCGAGTGAACCGAACTGCCGGAATATCAGTGAGGCAAGAATGGTTGCCATAATCACCCACACAAGAATACTTACGGTTATGCCAAGTTGTAACGCGGGATTCTGTTCGAGACCTGCAAAGAGAGCAAAAGAAATTATCCCATTCTCCAATGAAAGATATCCCAGCATCTGAGAAAAGATTCCCTTTCTGTTTATTATCAAAAAAAGTGAAATAAGGATGATTGCAAATGGCAGAAGGAGAAATTCTTGTCCGACATTATTCAATACGATAAGTTCTTTAAAAAGAGTTGAACGTGTAAGTGCCGTAAGGCAGGCAATAATAACAAGTGTCAGAGGCATCGAGCAATAACTGCCGGCTAAAAATGTGAGTTGATGTTTTCGGATAAGGAGGTAGAAAAAATATGGCGTGATGACAAGCTTGATTGCTATGGTTGCTGCCAACGCAACATAGAGCAATGGAGATGCTGCGCCAAGATAGGATGCAATGAGTAGTAATGCCAATACTGCGGTTTGGACAACATAAAGAATAACGGCCGTTTTGTTATTTTTAACCAAATGCAGCACAACAACAGTCAAAAAAATAATTGCTTCGAAAAGAAAAAGAAGTTGAGGAGATAGTGTAAACATATTCTTATAGTGTTAATCCGAGAGCAACAATACAGATGACAAAGGAAGTTGCAAGAAGACTCGGCAATCGAAATATGCGAAGCTTTGCAATACTCGATTCAATGAGAGCGATAGCCCCGCAAAGTATACATATCTTTATCGCGAAGTAGACAAGCCCTATGAATAACGCAATGGGATCGAATGTATGCGCAATGCCGTAAGGAAAAAAAATACTTGCTGCCAGTGAAAGAAAAATCATATATTTTTGGGCAGCTGCCCATTCTATGAGAGCAAGCCGCTTGCCGGAATATTCCAATATCATCGCTTCATGAATCATCGTCAACTCCAAATGCGTTGATGGATTGTCAAAAGGATACCGCCCCGTTTCAGCAAGAAGCGCAATAAAAAATCCGCTAAATGCTAGCACGACTGGCGCCAAGTTCGACAAAGAGAGCGACCCTACCCCATTTGAAATACCAAACATGTTTGTAGTGTGCGTGAGAAGTGCGAGTACAAAAAGTGAAAGGACAAGCGTCCCTTCGGCAAGTGAGGAGACCATCATTTCTCGACTTGAACCAAATCCGCCGAAAGCTCCTCCTGTATCAAGCCCAGCTAAAGCAAGAAAAAATGTACCAAATGCCATGCAGTAAACAAGCACAAGAAAATCCCCACTGCCACTCTTTGCAAAAGCTGTCGTAATGAGAGGTATATTGAAACCAACAAAAAGAAAGAGTGAACACAGGATATAGGGAGTAAAGCGAAATATCCACGAAGCATCCACACTCAAAACTTCATCTTTATGGAATAGCTTCCAGAGATCACGATAGGGCTGCAGCACAGAAGCGCCACACCTCTTTTGCAATCGTGCCTTGAGCATTCTGGTAATTCCAATACAGAGCGGGGAGAAAATCGGAATAATGATGAGTTGAATAAGTGAAGCAAAGAAAAATGACATACTGAAAATATTACAGCGCAAGTGTTGCGAGAAGAACAATAAGCGCTCCAAAGATATAGACTATATACATATTCACATTACCGCTCTGTATGGCGCGTGCACGATCCGAAATGGCGTTTATAACCCTTGTAAGACGATCATAGAATACAGCCCTATAAATATCATGGAGTTCCAATGTAATAACATTACGTTGAGGAAAATAGCGCGCATGAGAATCTGAATAATCCGTAACCACGCTTTTAGTTGGAAATAAGATAGCCCTGAAAATGGTAACCAGCGAACGACTAAACCCCGTTGCTGTTATTTCCATTCGAGATGTAAGGTCTGTGCCACAATCCCATGTCCTTCCATATCTCACGCGTTGGCGAGGAAAAAATAATTTCACACCCAAAAGAATACTGACGAACATGATACATAATCCTAATGTAATGATTGGCATTGATACGGCAGAAAATCCGTTCTGCACAACGAGAAGCCCAGCAGCCGTATCGAACACACGCTCCTGTGAAAGTTGTGGAAATTGTCGAACAATGACTTCCAGCGTACTAACAATCGTTGTTGCTCCAAGACCAAACAATAACGTAAGGAGTGCACAGAATGCCATGCTTATTCTCATGCTTATAGCCACTTCTTGGGCAGCAGATGCATGCTCGCTGCGCGGACGGGCTAAAAACATTATGCCAAATGCTTTTACAAAACATGCTGCCGCAAGACCCCCGGTTAAGGCAAGCGCACCGATAGCAGAAATAGTAACTATCTTTGGAATAAGACTTAAAGATATAACCCCCTGAAAGAGAGCTTGAAACGTAAGCCACTCACTTACAAATCCATTAAACGGTGGCAGTGCGGAAATGGCCATCGATCCGATAAGAAATAGGAAGGCTGTCTGAGGCATGCGCTTAATAAGCCCGCCGTATTCCTCTATATTACGTGTATGTGTTGCTGAAATTACTGATCCGGCACCCAAAAAGAGCAGAGCTTTAAACAATGCGTGATTTACCGTGTGGTAGAGAGCGGCAACACTCGCCAATACGGCAAGCCCATACTGATGCGAAGACACAAAAACAAGCGAACTCCCAAGACCCAATAAAATAATGCCGATATTTTCAATACTATGATAGGCAAGTAATTTCTTACTATCATGCTCTGAAAGTGCATAAAGTACTCCCAGTAGCGAAGAAATGATTCCAAGGACGAGCACCACCAAACCCCACCACTGCGGGATGTCGGGAAAAAAATCAAGGCATATGCGAAAAAGCATATATATGCCTGTTTTGATCATAACGCCTGACATCAGCGCAGACACATGGGATGGAGCCGCAGGATGTGCAGCAGGCAACCAAATATGGAGGGGAATAATGCCGCATTTTATGCCGAACCCTATAAGGGCAGCGATAAACACAGCATCACGAACTAAGAATGGAATAAGATTGGAGGATGTTCGAATGGTATCAAAATCAAACGATCCAACGGAATGATAGATGAGTAAAAAGGCCAAAATGATAAACGCCGTACCAACATGAGTCATAATAAAATATAGCGAACCTGCGCGTACATTTTCCTGCACTCTTCGTTCATACATAACAAGAACATACGATGCCAACGCCATAATCTCCCATACTATGAGAAAATAGAGCGCATGATTCGCCGTTACAACAAGAATCATGCTTACGATAAAAACGTTGTAAAAAAATGATAAAATTCCTATGGAATATTTTTGATAAAAATGCTTGACGTAACCAATCGCGTATATCGAACACAACAAAGACAGAAGAGAAATAATTCCCATGAAGAACGCGGATAATAAATCAACTTTAATTGATATGGTAAGGAGTGGGAATGGCGAGGAAATAGTGTATACGGGAATCACTCGGCTTATAATAACGTGTGCGGAAAAAAGAAGCCCCCCGATTGATCCCAGTATGGCAAAGAAAGCCCCTAAAAGATTGGCGAGTTCGTCGTATTCATACAACAAGAGTGACACACACGCACCAATTGCAAAGAGTGAGATAATAGCAAAAAAACCAGTCTGAGAGAGGATACTGTCAATCATACGTTACGAATTTTTTTGATCTGGGGAGATGTCATCAAGAATGGTATGAAGCGACTTCAATATTGTGAGTGGTGATGGCGGATCTCCCGGAATAGCATACTGTACCGGCACTACTGTATGCGCACCATCACACACTGCATATGATCCTTTAAATATTCCACCGTCAATTGCGTCATCCCCAAGCGCAACAACAATATTCGGAGTTGGCATTGCTTCATAGGTCCGCACGAGAGCTTCTCTCATATTGCTACTTACCGGCCCGGTAACAATAAGCATATCGGCATGTCGAGGCGATGCAACAAAACGAATGCCAAACCGCTCGACGTCATAATATGCATTCCCCAATGCTACCAACTCTTGTTCGCATGCGTTCGTCGAACCGGCTGTAACCACTCGAATAGCGAGCGATCTATTAAAAAGTTTTTTTATTTTTTTTTCCAATGCAAGGCCCAAATCAAGAACTTCATTCGAACCTAAACATTCTGCACGAGAAATAACAACCTGCTTCGTTGACAGCGTCTTATACAGCATATTCTACGCGGTATTTTTTCGATGTTTTCTTACGACATGCAAACGAGCAAGTTCTTTTTCCAGTTTCGCTGCGATGATTGCGTATTCAGTTGTATCAAATGCTTGTTGGGTAAGGAGCTCTGCTGCACGCCTGTGCGCTTCTTGAGCGCGTTCTTCGATGATTTCTTCCACGCGCTCGGCAGTATCGGCTAAAATAATGATTTGCGTATTCTGCACTTCGAGCATGCCGGTGGATACAACCATGGGAATTATTTCGCCATCTTTTTTAATCGTAAGTTCACCGGATTTCAATAAACCTACCAACCCGACATGCTGCGGCAGTACGGTAATCTCACCGCTCTGTGTGGGAATGGTTACCTGGTCTACCTCGCCGTCATAGATGATCCGTTCCGGCGTTATTATACGAAGTGCAGTGGGCATACTTGATGTGTTTATGCGCCTACTTCGTCAATAGTGCCCTTCATATAAAAAGTTTGTTCCTGTTTATCGTCATGCTTACCATCGAGAATCTCGCGGAACCCCCGTATTGTTTGGCTGAGCGGCACATATTTACCCGGAATACCGGTAAATACTTCGCCTACGAAAAACGGCTGAGAAAGAAAACGCTGAATCTTACGCGCACGTGCAACGGTCAGCTTATCTTCTGCGCTCAATTCATCCATACCCAGGATAGCAATAATATCTTGCAAAT harbors:
- a CDS encoding NADH-quinone oxidoreductase subunit C yields the protein MPEGDILATCKELYERGFPLKTITAFDEREQTGNFKIMYLFSNPEEHIFQTPTICVQETFPSLTPIIHQASIHERKIASLFGIVPIGHPNLRSLILHEQWPQNLFPLRKDFAWNERPSPARGEFTFRHVQGEGIYEIPVGPVHAGIIEPGHFRFSVAGEEILHLEARLGYSHKGSEKLFEHLALKDKLRLSERVSGDSSFSHSLALCQAFEELGSIPVPIRARYIRVIFCELERLANHFGDIGAIMLDTGFNFGGSHGARLREVVMQLNDFLIGSRFLRGVNTIGGVQKDISNGCLESVRQTLLSVRKDFSEVMAVALRNSSLIERLRHTGSLDYTIAKDHGVVGVAAKALGFAYDARKDHPYAAYDHFSIPIPSYHSGDVYARFRVRIDEVYSSFDILQKALSDISSGPCIGNDLSRLKLPSNSYAVGIVEGWRGDIIYVVATDGDGSICRVDVRDPSFINWTVLGHAGKGNMVPDFPLINKSFNLSYSGNDV
- a CDS encoding proton-conducting transporter membrane subunit gives rise to the protein MELTFLVFIPLLIGLVGVLVRKNIRMFDALYCIGACAEIITAVGVFVQLHTAQELSFAPFFFLDALSGIVLLTVIIVSVFSSIYSIGYLREEVKKGIIGFRRVKQYFLLYQLFVAAMFAGVLSASPILMWIAIETTTLSTTLLISFYNKASATEAAWKYLLINSIGLLLAFFGTLLFFAGESSVDMLGFPGWHSLSEHVSEFNPDLLKIAFIFILVGYGTKVGFAPMHTWLPDAHSKAPPPISALLSGALLNVALLAIFRFKIITDSVVEQSFSNTMLIGFGLVSVVIAAFIILAQKKYKRLFAYSSIEHMGIIALGCGFGGLGIWAALLHMIYHSIAKSLLFFISGSLFLKYGLSRISNIKGMITILPVSTVLLFCGLLAITGVPPFGMFITEIHILVAGIAHYGFASVILLVSLVLVFVGFLRHIVSMAFSEAPPTVLRGESNVYVLTPSILLSLILIILSVYLPPGLSELLTKAAELL
- a CDS encoding NADH-quinone oxidoreductase subunit H encodes the protein MSFFFASLIQLIIIPIFSPLCIGITRMLKARLQKRCGASVLQPYRDLWKLFHKDEVLSVDASWIFRFTPYILCSLFLFVGFNIPLITTAFAKSGSGDFLVLVYCMAFGTFFLALAGLDTGGAFGGFGSSREMMVSSLAEGTLVLSLFVLALLTHTTNMFGISNGVGSLSLSNLAPVVLAFSGFFIALLAETGRYPFDNPSTHLELTMIHEAMILEYSGKRLALIEWAAAQKYMIFLSLAASIFFPYGIAHTFDPIALFIGLVYFAIKICILCGAIALIESSIAKLRIFRLPSLLATSFVICIVALGLTL
- the hyfB gene encoding hydrogenase 4 subunit B: MIDSILSQTGFFAIISLFAIGACVSLLLYEYDELANLLGAFFAILGSIGGLLFSAHVIISRVIPVYTISSPFPLLTISIKVDLLSAFFMGIISLLSLLCSIYAIGYVKHFYQKYSIGILSFFYNVFIVSMILVVTANHALYFLIVWEIMALASYVLVMYERRVQENVRAGSLYFIMTHVGTAFIILAFLLIYHSVGSFDFDTIRTSSNLIPFLVRDAVFIAALIGFGIKCGIIPLHIWLPAAHPAAPSHVSALMSGVMIKTGIYMLFRICLDFFPDIPQWWGLVVLVLGIISSLLGVLYALSEHDSKKLLAYHSIENIGIILLGLGSSLVFVSSHQYGLAVLASVAALYHTVNHALFKALLFLGAGSVISATHTRNIEEYGGLIKRMPQTAFLFLIGSMAISALPPFNGFVSEWLTFQALFQGVISLSLIPKIVTISAIGALALTGGLAAACFVKAFGIMFLARPRSEHASAAQEVAISMRISMAFCALLTLLFGLGATTIVSTLEVIVRQFPQLSQERVFDTAAGLLVVQNGFSAVSMPIITLGLCIMFVSILLGVKLFFPRQRVRYGRTWDCGTDLTSRMEITATGFSRSLVTIFRAILFPTKSVVTDYSDSHARYFPQRNVITLELHDIYRAVFYDRLTRVINAISDRARAIQSGNVNMYIVYIFGALIVLLATLAL
- a CDS encoding hydrogenase; this translates as MLYKTLSTKQVVISRAECLGSNEVLDLGLALEKKIKKLFNRSLAIRVVTAGSTNACEQELVALGNAYYDVERFGIRFVASPRHADMLIVTGPVSSNMREALVRTYEAMPTPNIVVALGDDAIDGGIFKGSYAVCDGAHTVVPVQYAIPGDPPSPLTILKSLHTILDDISPDQKNS
- the atpC gene encoding ATP synthase F1 subunit epsilon, coding for MPTALRIITPERIIYDGEVDQVTIPTQSGEITVLPQHVGLVGLLKSGELTIKKDGEIIPMVVSTGMLEVQNTQIIILADTAERVEEIIEERAQEAHRRAAELLTQQAFDTTEYAIIAAKLEKELARLHVVRKHRKNTA